The Streptomyces sp. NBC_00670 genome window below encodes:
- a CDS encoding sulfotransferase family protein, which produces MGTLHTGIRRRGRLLKEALRPPQRDGDGSAPGPRAAAPARRPPKRTIAVETTVPRAPRLVEDPVFVLAPVRSGSTLLRMLLNSHSRIRAPHELHLRSVEVRLTPDFSERSMRELDLDKAEMEHLLWDRVLHVELQRSGKDVVVDKTPGNVWAWQRLHYAWPGARFLLLHRHPAGIISSLDNRKGNTATSEENARNVLKYLLPLEEARRTLDPALCRTVRYEDLTADPEKATRGLCDWLGLEWEPGMLRYGDQEQGPYLPNLGDRSEKILSGRVQPGRAHPGTEILTGRAREIAERWGY; this is translated from the coding sequence GTGGGAACCCTGCACACAGGCATACGACGACGGGGCCGGCTGCTGAAGGAGGCCCTGCGGCCTCCGCAGCGGGACGGTGACGGGAGTGCTCCCGGGCCACGGGCCGCGGCACCGGCCCGACGGCCGCCGAAGCGGACGATCGCCGTCGAGACCACCGTGCCCCGGGCGCCGAGGCTGGTCGAGGACCCCGTCTTCGTCCTCGCCCCGGTCCGCTCCGGCTCCACCCTGCTGCGGATGCTGCTCAACAGCCACTCCCGGATCCGCGCTCCGCACGAGTTGCACCTGCGCAGCGTGGAAGTGCGGCTGACGCCGGACTTCTCCGAGCGCTCCATGAGAGAACTCGACCTGGACAAGGCCGAGATGGAGCATCTGCTCTGGGACCGCGTCCTGCACGTCGAACTCCAGCGCAGCGGCAAGGACGTCGTCGTCGACAAGACTCCCGGCAACGTCTGGGCCTGGCAGCGTCTGCACTACGCCTGGCCCGGGGCCCGCTTCCTCCTCCTGCACCGGCACCCGGCGGGCATCATCAGCTCGCTCGACAACCGCAAGGGCAACACCGCCACGTCCGAGGAGAACGCGCGCAACGTCCTGAAGTACCTGCTCCCGCTGGAGGAGGCCCGTCGCACCCTCGATCCCGCACTGTGCCGCACCGTGCGCTACGAGGACCTCACCGCCGACCCCGAGAAGGCCACCCGGGGGCTGTGCGACTGGCTCGGCCTGGAGTGGGAGCCGGGGATGCTCCGGTACGGGGACCAGGAACAGGGCCCGTACCTGCCCAACCTCGGCGACCGCAGTGAGAAGATCCTCTCGGGTCGCGTCCAGCCGGGGCGCGCGCACCCCGGCACGGAGATTCTGACGGGCAGGGCGCGCGAGATCGCGGAGCGGTGGGGGTATTGA